The following DNA comes from Nicotiana sylvestris chromosome 10, ASM39365v2, whole genome shotgun sequence.
TATTTGCTATTTGTACAGGGATATAGGTAGATACATCTAAATGAGACATGGGACTCTGTTAAAGTCAACTGTGGTTTTGTAAAGACACATTGGTGATTAATGAAATcatttaattaccaaaaaaaaaaaatatatcatctaaattgaaacagaaGTTGAACCAATTTATGATTCTGATCAGCCTCAAATCCCTGGGGCCTAAGGCTGCCTCAGCGTTTCAAAGAGATCCTTTATGTTCTCTTCACTTTATATTTTCACCTTAATTTTAAGAAGGAAGTCAGAATTTGAACAGGAAAAGAGACAGAAGATATAGGATTGTCAAGTTCGTGAACGTCTAGTTTGGTTTTACAGACAGAAAAATGACATCATTAGCAgaacagaaaaaagaaaacttAGTTCATATTATTCTTATGATAGAATATCTTTTCTTTAGAATAGCATGTACTGCATCCTCAGATGCCTACCGAATTAAACAAGAGCAACAACATGCATCCACGGTAACATTGATTAGAGTAGAAGCATATTGGTCAGTCCATATTCTCAACATCAGCACGAACTGCCCGTGTAAGGACTAAAGGGCATTCAACAAACTGTGAACTCTAAACATAATGTTGTTATTGCAAGAGTTCACTCCtctttttgttttaggagataaGTTAACTTAGTTTTTCATAGAACCAATTTAATGTTTCAAATTCAGTAGAGTGGCCTTGAAAGAAGCAAGCCTATAGCCTTAGAAGGTGCAAAGGAAATCCCTGCAAAGTGATTCTGGGGACTAATTGCCCCCACATGATTGGCACTTATGCATTTCTCGATACATTGTAATGAGAAGCAAAACATTCATCTGCTGACCTTGCGGGACAGAGgggaaaaaatggaaaaggaaATATAGATGAATAGAGGAATTAGGAGACAAAAAGATGAAACAGATCACCATTAGATGAAGGTTATGAAAGAAACATATTGTACAAATGAACAGTTCACCCATAGATCGATGAACAAACGCAGCCTGAAACAACTAACGGCCTTCACTTCAGAACTGAATAAACTGTAAAAACAGGCAAAAAGATGTGTGAATCTACGTATAGAGTGCGTGTAGATATCTTGAACTGTTTAGCACGTGTTGATACCATCCTTGCAGTCTTTTGTCAAGTTATAAAATGTCTCCACCTGAGTCTTTGCTCTATAAAGGACCTCTGTGTCCACTTCAACCCTCATATATCCGTCAAATTCAACAGGTCGTCCACCATTCAGTTGTGTTGTTTCATTGTACCACTCACTTGTATTACTCCACAAATACTTGTAATCGTCAAGCAAATGTACCTTGTAGTGAGATCTAAGTTTATCAAAATAATTATAGAAGGGCTCATTTGTGGCAACATACAAGTTCCTCCAAGGTGTTATTGCTCCTTGAAGCTTTGTGACAAGGGCATCAGGAGATGTATCAGCATCCAGATGGGGCCACAACTCCTTGTTCTGAGCTTTCTCTCCCCGAACAACATGAACAGCGTCATAATCCCAGTCCATACTTCCACTAATCTCAGTAACTATATTCATCAGTCTCTTTGATTTCCACAAAGTGTGCCACGGCCTTTGGATGTCTTTAGCAGCAGGCCCTTCACAGACACGATACCAGTAGTTCTCTGGCTCGGGGGCATCAAACTGCCTCCATATAATTGTGCTCTTGTCATTCCTTAGTTGCATTGGCGACACTTTATGGTTTGCAACTTTCCTTACAGAGATTTTCTTTTTATGTGTTTTATCCCATCTCTTCCAATCTTTAAGGAAGTCTCCTTCCTCGACAATAGATGCATCCTctttcaaatgctcaaaatcaaaATAGAACCTAAAGTCTTTCCCTTCCTCATCCTTACGACTCTGAGTGTGTGAGGATGCCAAACAGATACTCAAATCCATCACAAATGTCCGATTCAAGTACTGAGCCTCACCCAAAGCACATAGAAAACTCCACAGATAATGGTTCATTCCTTTACAGTAATCACCACCACGAGAATAGTACAAGTATCTCCCGTCTCTAAAAGCTGAATCTGATCCAATGACTGGAATTGTATCATTGATATCCTCATCTCGAACCGGGGGAGCAATTCTGGCTTTCCGACCAGTTCCAGCAGTATTAACTCGGAATCTTGGACGCCGTGCATTTACCCCTGAATGCCAGCGACCCTCATGAACTACTTTGTAACTACAATCATCACTAAACCCCATTCTGAACCTCCTGAAATCTCTGTACTTCCTCCAAGATTTCTCTTTCTTGTTTCTAAACCTCCATGCCACATCACACTCATCGGGTTTCGACCCATTAACGGGAGTTTGATAATCCAAAAAGGCAATGGACTTGAAAGCCCTCAAGTTAAATCTCTCAATGGTGATCAACACCCTTGGATCTGAACAATTAACAACTACATTCTCATTCTCACATCCCAATTTCAGAGTCTCAGCTGGAAGTTTCTCTTCAGATTTCTCAATAGTAGCTTCAGTTATTGGCACTAAAGAGAAAGCCCCTACCATAGGAGCAGTGGCAACATCCTCACCAGTTTTGAGGACAGAATTGTCCACTTTAAATGTTGCATTTTCAACTTGGGTGAAGACCCTAGTCAGTGCTCTAGATGATTCCCATGGATCAGGAGGTTGGTATGTGATAGCAATTATAGTAAATATAAGCACTGAGAAAACAAAAACTGAAAAGCACACATTGCTTATACCTTTTATTAAGTTTTGCCCAATTGGGTCTGTTGTTGAATTCAATTCCTTCATTGATACAAAACTCTAAAACCCAGTCCCCAATTTCAAATCCAAATCATCCAAACAGAAGTAGTAAGAAGCCAAATTTGTAACTGAAATTGAACAAATAGGAGAAACTCAATACTATAATTTACTAACCTCTGAGCTGAGATTTACCCTTTACTTCCAGAGAAGAGTTAAGAAATAAAAATTGAATCTTGAACTCGATGAGTAACCAAAAAGTATGGGTGGGTGCAGAAAATAATGATAGAAAGTATGGATTTTGAAAAGCTAAAAGGATTTGAAAGCCTTTGAGCTGATTTTTtaagtaaaaaaggaaaaaatattagAAGGAAATTAGGACAGATCTCAGcagattttgaaaaggaatagaTTGATTCTGTGTCTTCACAGTGAAGATATTGCCTAAAAAAAATGAGTTTTTGATTAATTCACTAATTACACTGTGATTTGCTGCTGTTTAGTTTCAGAGGAAGAGTTTAGTGAGCTGTCACAAGCTCCTTTGTGTGGACTATTCTTTGTTCTGTGGTCATCATCAAGAAGGGGCCATATAGTTAAATTTATTTATCATATTTTAAATTTATGATAAATTTATTTaccagactccacttgtgggattatactgggtcgttgttgttgttgttgtatttatcATATTTTACATTGAATCTCATAAGTAGGGTCCTAAGAGTGTGTTGTACACAGATCTTATCCCTTGTATGAACGTAGAGAGATTGTTTTTCAAAGACTTTGGGTTCAAgaacaataaaaaaaaagtccGTATAAATCTTACTCGTAATTAGTTCTGAATAAGTCTGTATAAATCCTACTCGTAATTAGTTTCATAGTTTGTTTAACTCCTTAAAGTTCATTTTGCAAGAGACAATATATAAATTTAATATAGAATAAAGGATATAATACTCAATAAATCATAATAACTTTTAAAATCTTAATATCACatagtttttatttttcttttcctttttacctCTTGGTACCTCTACAATGTTCCCATTCGTGGGACttagttgttgttattattattgtacttATACATTGTAAAATAACCAATTTAATGTGACTaatataaatttaaaatttaaaatatttaagtcCAACTAactataaaaagaagaagaagaagtattaAGAGGTGCAAAATAATTTAACTTTCCtacccaaaaaaaataatttattttttcttcGAAAAAGTATATCTAACTTTACCTTTTAAAAATACGGTCAAAATAGATATATAGGAGTCCCCTTCTACATTCGTAGACTTTGCCCTAAAAAAACACTGCAAATTTCGAACTTACTCACCGCCGTTTCTCTCTCGTCCAAATTTTCTCGTCGGCCATCCGCAGGTATATCTCTTATTCTCTGTAATATACAGTCGCATACGTGTCATATGTTTCTAATTAGGGTTTTTGAATTTTATGGCTCGTTTCCATAATCCAGCTGGTCGCTTAGTgctatttgttttttctttttggttcttTTTGATTGTTATTTGTTGTGGTTTTACtggaaaaatagtttttttatagtTGGGAGGATTGAGTTTTTTGTTTCAAgggtatttttttatttaaattttttatccCCCAAATGCTATCCTTTTCAATCCCTTTTGTAGAACTGTTTAAgtatttattttttgcatttgtgGATGTCTTTGGTATTGAAAATACTTAGCAATTTGAGAATGATTTTTGTTGTTTTAGTTGTGCTTTGTATCTTCCTGAGCGTTTGGATTTGGTCTTGGAATTATTGTGAGAGAATTTCTGTTGTGCTTGAGAGTTGTTTCAACCTCCGCTTATGGTAAGAgggatggtaagcaacctccgcTTCCAACCAATAGGTTGTGAGTtagagtctccccaagagcaaggtgggaagttcttggaaggaaggatgccgagggtctatttggaaacagcctctctaccccagggtaggggtaaggtctgcctacacactaccctccccagaccccactaagtgggattatactgggttgttgttgttgtttgttgttgttgagagTTGTTTCAGTTATTGGTTCTAGCTGATCACTCTCTTTGGCTGACATAATATTGGTTTTATTATTTTCCTCTGTGTTTCACCAACTTAATTATTTATGAAACCCATAATGCGGAAAGAAAATGTTTTGCGTGTCTCTTGTTCTAGTTGGAGAGGAGCTTCTCCTCTCTCTTGTTTAATCGGGGGACTCAATGGAGGAAAATGGTGCAGAACATTCTTATGATTATTAGGATTGTGATAATAAGTTTTATACCCCGAAAAGTAGATTGATATTGGGCATTCATATGCTTATGGTATGTCTTTATGATATTAAGTCTGATGAAGGTCAGGTAAAGAGGCTATGTTTTTCCTCAGGACTAAAGCTTCTTTACCCTGATTATACTGGTTTTGGATGTGTACTCAAATTGAATATGTTTTGATTGCTATTTTATTTTTGCGTCAATATATTCGTTTTGTAATTCCTGAACTTTTGGTATATCTCAGCTATTCTGGTGCAAATGAGGGGAAGGAGTTACAGTCCATCACCACCAAGAGGTTATGGAAGGAGAGGAAGGAGCCCAAGCCCCAGGGGTCGCTATGCTGGTCGTAGCAGAGATGATCCGACTACTCTATTAGTTCGCAATCTTCGCCATGACTGTCGGTATGCATCTTGCCCAACATTTTATTCTCGGAGCATACCAGGTTCATTTTCTTTTTGCTTAACCCATAACCCATTAAGCTGTTTTATCTTTGTGGACAAGTGATTACATGCTTGTAATGGATGCTGTGTGCACTAAATTAGAGAACACACAATGGATTTTTGTCTCAAGGCCATAGCGGGGGCCGGAATAAGATTGGAGAATGCTAATTGTGTGAGATCTATGCTCTCGTTGGAGCTATCTGTAGAAACTTCTTACCTCCTGCTTGTCTTTTTGAGCAAGAACTAAAATTGGTCCTAATAACACTGATATAATTCCTATCTTATTAAAGAACACTGCTATAATTCCTATGACTGATTGAGTTACAATATGTTAGGATTAGGTGTTCCATGAATTTGTGCATGCAGTTTGACGTGACCATTCACTTTGCTGTTTGTGTGCAGGTCAGAAGACCTCAAAAAGCCATTCGGGCAATTTGGCCCTGTCAAGGACATTTACTTGCCGCGGGATTATTATACTCGGTGAGCTTGTTTTACATTGTCTTTATCACTTTATGTATACGATTCTCCTCCCTTCTTAAACGAAGACAAAGAACCAAGAATAAAAGAAGTGGGAGTTATTACTATCCGACATCATATCTCAGTTAGATACTCTGCCCTATACAGTCAGGCATATCCTTTTCATCTTCCAGAACTAGATATTTCATATTTTAGTTTCTGAGAGTCAATTCATTTCATtaaatttttctcaagttttgaCATAAATATCTGCTCTGACATTTGCTTACTTTTTATATTATATTGGGTTCTGTTTTTTAAACTTTTTGTTATGTCATGCTGGGTAACACTTGTTAAAATTGTTGAGATGTAGCAGTGATAGTAAGAGTTTTCGAGACTTCAATCAAGTAGTAAGAGTTCTGTTGATACTTTCAAGTAGTAAGAGAGCTCTTGACATCAATCAAGTAGTAAGAGTTCAAGGTGATGTTAATGGTAGTGAAGATTGGAAGGAATATGGATATCAATAGAATGTGAAGATTTCGAGATTTCACGTCTTGAAGAATTTCAAGTCATCTTTAAACTGATACGTGCAAGGTCAGCAGCCATGTGCCTGCTTCTGTGCTTATCAAGGCATTCCAATTtgttgaagttattttgttttgttgtttccgGCCTTTTTGGAAATATTGAAAGTCATTAGGCAAGTCTCTTCTTACTGCACACTTTTTCTCTCTTAGAAACTAATTTGATTTGTGctccaaatatattatttttatcctTAATCATTGGGGTTAAGTTTAACTGTCAGAGTTTCTGTACAATTCTGAAACTTAAATTTGCCCACTTTCATATTCTTACTAGGATATTCAAACAGCCCCAGAGTTCTGTAGCTTGGAGTAACATTCTGGCTGATCCGTGCTGTAATTTGATGGTCTCTGATACATTTTTGTGTTCCCTCTTCTCTTGTTTGCTTTGTCTTTTACTTCACAGTGAACCACGTGGCTTTGGATTTATCCAATATCTGGATCCTGCTGATGCTGGAGAAGCTAAGTATCAGATGGATGGTCAGGTTTTCCAAGGTCGTCAACTGACAGTAGTTTTTGCTGAGGAGAACAGGAAAAAGCCTCAAGAAATGAGAGCTAGGGAGCGTGGAAGGTagttctttgtattttttttgcTCAGTCTTGACATTAGATTCTCCCTTTAACTTGCGTCTGCTTGAATAGTTGTTTGATATGGCTTAGTACCAAAAATATGTTCTGAGATTTACTATCTAAAAGGCCCCCCCAGGGCCTAGCTCAAGTGGCAAAGGAGGGTGGATTTGTGTCTTAGGTCACAGGTTCAGGCCCCCACACCATGCAACGCAaagcctggtatttaagtggaggaGGGTAGAGGCGCGGGcccattatccaccgagtttcAGTTTCGAAGGCTGCGGTTGGTCCAAAGGATCGGCCCCAGACGGATTTCTcggtcatcaaaaaaaaaaaaaagatttactATCTGAAAGGATAAATTTGTTCGTGCTTTGGATGTTTTCTTTTGGCCAGTCATTTCTGTTACTCTATAACGTTATTGGATGACAGAGTTGTTGACTGTTACTTTCCAATACTTTTTGGTCGGCTAGGTTGTAAGCTGTCTTGTAAAGCCTCTGTTACATTTCCTGTATTCTTCTCCTTCTTAAGTTTGTGCTTTTGCAAATCAAGGGTTTTGAATGAAGAGAGATGTTTGTTTTTTCAAATGGCTGGTTTGATAGTCATGAATTTTATATGTATATTCTTTTTGAGTGCCTATAAAAATTGCAATATTTCTTCTTTGTTGAGATGTCTTAACACTCTAAAATACCATCTTGTAGTGGTAGGGGTGGCCGCAATTATGATCGAAGGGGTACTCCCCCTAGATTCCATAACTCTCCTCGGTATTCTCGATCTCCACCTCCACGCAGCCGTGATTACTACTCTCCGCCTAAGAGAAGGCAGTACTCGAGGTATGCTACGTCCTCTGATACTTAATATATGCGAATGTGATATATTTGATATTTTATGATGATTAATGTTTGATTTAGCTCATTGTGAATGACAGACAACCTAGGTCCTAATAACTTAAAGCCTTTCTTTAGGAATCGAAATTCGGGTTTGTGTGTGATCATAGACATCCCAATTCATTTGTCTGAAGAACATGCGCGTCTGGTTTATCATGATATCGTTTGGTTCATCTTATAGTCTACTATGTGCATGTTGACTAGGAGGTTGACCTGATAGCTAGACAGATCAAGGTGAGAAGAAATTCAGAAGCTTCAGCATTTCCTTTGCTACAGCTAGATTGAACCCGACATTAATAACGATTCTAGTTCAGTTTGCCAGCAGTGTCAAAGGAATAGTCTTTGAATCTTGGGAATGTTATCTTTGACAATAAAACCTGCTTTATTGATTTCTTTCTTGGTTGGGATTTACTCAATTCCTtttagaaaattttcaaaatcttgTTTTCCAAGCacttataaacaaataaaaaatctTGTCTTCCAAACCTTTTGTTTCCTTGTCTTCGAAGAGTGTTTGGACAAATTCTTTGTTTGATCCTATCCATATGTTTTTAAGAGAACCTTGCTGCAACTAAAAGCGGTACTTAGAACTTCTAAACATGAGAGATTTCACATAAGTACTTGGAGTCCCTTGGTTTAGTAATATGTTCTGAATGCAGTTGCTCATGCTTTATGCCCCGGCAGCAAAGTAACACCAATTCACGATGAGTATTTGTCTCCTTCCTTTGCAGGTCTGTTTCGCCTGTAGAGAAAAGATACAGTCGTGAGAGATCATACTCTCCTCGTGCTGGTCAGGGGAGGTCATACTCCCAATCCCCTCCAAGGGAGCAATCTCCACCATACAATGGGTCAAGGAGCCGCAGTCAGAGTCCAGTTAAGGAGCAGTCTCCACCTTATAATGGGTCAAGGAGCCGCAGCCGAAGTCCAGTCATTGCACGTTCTCCCGTTAGGGGTCCCACCAGGAGGCGGAGCCCAAGTCAAAGCCGTAGTAGGAGTCCTGATGCTGTTCATTATTCCAGGAATCCTGACCGTGATGTGTCCCCTAGACACTGAACTCTCCTTGTGTTGACGAATGCTGCAGGGTATTCTGCAGTTGCTAGTAGTGTTACTCCTATGGATTATTTTCTCGACTTGTTTCTTTGGCTTGTTTGTACTTTAGTAGTACTGATGATTGGATAACATTCTGGAGTTTCTCTTTTTCCATGTAGCATTTGACTGATGTTTGTTAGACGGGCCATATTCACTTGGTAATCGGCAGTTACTGCCTCACTCCAACTTCAACCATGCTCTTATTTCGTGTGACAATTTGTGTTTGGTTTGACAAAATATTTCACCCAAAACATTTTCTTGGTAAACTCATTTTTCAGTTTAATGATTTTCAAACTCAGGTTGACAGTTGCAACCATTAGACTTATTATTTCTTTGATTTGATTTGTTTTCCATTTTTGAGCTGTGTATAATATAGCATTATTATCATGAAAGTTCAACAAATCACGCACTTAGCGGAAATCCGATTTACACGTTTCTCCATTTTCCATCACATGCTCCAACTAACTCGTCCGTACACCTACCCGTCCATCTCTAGCTGCCAATCCATCTATCTAAAACAAGGTTCACCTCAGGATTAATAATTAGattttttctttccaaaaagATAATTTGATTCAAGCGATTTATTGGAATTGTTGCGGATGGCCCGATAGGACTCCATAAAAGAACGGGAGCTGTTGAGAGGTTCCATATTGCCGAGACGAAGGACAACACTTCTGTACGTGATCGTAGTATGTCATGTCGTCTCGTCCCCGCTGCATCGAAGAGTACCTATGCACTATGTTCCGGCAATTTTTAATCTCTGATAATATAAAATACTAATCAATATAATTTCCCGTTCATTGCTTCTATTTTTTCTCTCTTGTCATCCAACCTTCTACAAATATGATTGGGATGTGCTTTGACTATAAAGAATCTAAAAAGATGTGAAAAGGATTAATCTGAAAATCTGCCACGTCTCATGTTTTAGAGTTGAACTTTCAAACTGGACTAAAACTTAGagtaaaaaaatttcaaaaagtaTAATTTTATATACTTCATCCATCTCATATTATCTGTCGTGTTTCTCTTTTACACGTCCTTCAAGAAACTCTTTTCGgcccacaataagtgaccaatttgtcTCGGGCACACCATTAAGGAAATACGgcaaaaatagttagtgtgactaaattacccttaattaaatattaaagcataatttaatgtgaggagtaaaaaaCTTTCTAGGAAtacgtacataagggtaattttgaaaaaataaattgaatttttttgattatataaataaacacttattttgaaccaaaataaaaagacaaattGGTCACGAGGGAGTATTAATTAGGACCCTTATTTATGTCTCTCTTCgttgaatatttattttatttatttattatctctatattcaaaaataattattactaaaggtaaaaaaataataattttatctttaaacttttaaaataacaaatgatTTGAGACATCTATTTTTAATATCCACTACTATTAATATGAGACCCCGGGAGTATTTGAAAATTGCTCCAAAATAACTCGGTCAAATCAAATACCGTTACGTAAACTAGGtgggataattttttttttatttttttttatatattttttactaGTGAATCTATTCGTGCCTCGCACCGTGATAAAAAATATCACTAAAGTCATATTTTCATTACATATGTATTCCATATCatctaaatttttaaaaatattaaactcCAATTCAAGAatgatatataaaaaaaatatacaaaattttaaaaaaaaagttaaatatATAAAAGTTTAAATGGTCATTCTCTAAGACCTCCAATTGGTGATGCCGAGGTGGTATTCTTTGACCAACTTTATTGTTTGTATATTTTTCATAAGCTTTGAAATAAATAATTTCTCGTGGTTGAATGTTCTCTCTCAAATATTTAAATCTTATTTTTTAGATTTTAATGTATAATATCTAGCACAAAATTTTCATAATCATAGAATACACATGTATGTAATATGCATTTCTTATGCTTTTCAAAAGacatgtccaacctcacaaaatTGCTCGTTAAACTTGAGTAACTCATCAAATTTGATGTTCATTTAATTCGATTTCATATATCTTGCAACACAACTAATGCCTAGTAGTATAATTAATTTGTTTCCAATATCATTCTCATAATCTTATTTTAACAATTAATGTTGGCACTTTCTATTATCACATATATCGGGACCTAAATTGAATTAGTTAATTTTCTTTTCAAGAATATCaattataaaatagtaaaaaatatagTAAATTCCCAAAATAAAAATGAGTATAAGTTTCGTTGAAACATAGCCCATACAGAAGCTTAACTCAATATACTCTTAATGAAAGCGAATTGAAGAAGCAATATGAATGGCTAGAGGATAAGGTAAGAAACTTGTGGATAGAGCCATTGCAACTGTAAgaattttttattctttataaATATGGATTATGATGAAAGGTTGTAACGGTCCAAAAATACGGAATATGAAAGGCTGAAACCATAACaactattttatttacatttctaGATAATCAACTAAAAAAACTTTTATTAACAAATTtttaatatttacatatataaATAATTAGCTAAAGAATTTTAAAGAAATGTGAATTCTTTAATCTTACTACTTTTCACTAAAATATACATTTACAAAAATTCATAAACCTATTGCACTGGATAGAAAAGGCAAAGAAGCACATGTAATTATTCTTTTATGTTACTACAcaattacaaaaaattaaaaaaaaaatgcttctctCTTCCCATGGAGAAATTCAAAAGGAATCACAATTATTTACCACAATCTATAAAGTCAATTACTTGATGCTGCTCCAATTCTCCTCTGAAGATTATAGATTGTCAAATTTTTCATCCAAGCAATCTGCAGATCATATCAATATTCAGTTCTGTGgtaattttcatacattataACAATCAAAAGCAAATCGacaaaaagaaatataaaaataaagcgTTATTGAAACTCTTAATTCTTTCAATAAACTTCAAGGATTATATGAAAAAATAACTTGTGAGAAGTGAGAATTAAAAATCAGAGTAGAAGGATGGTCAAGACGTCGATTTATTGGTGCATAGTTACAATCTTATTTCAACAGGGTCCATGAAACTGATATATTTCAAACAAAACAAATAGTGACGTACTTGGTGTTCTACCAATTTCTGATCCTTGGCAAAAAACATGCCACGTCATCTTTTATTTTCCCAAACTTTATTATATATAGAGATCTTAAATATAACTTGATAAACTCGGGACAACAAACATTTGAAGGGTGACGGGTAAAGACAACGATTGAAGGTTACGTTAGTTATCTGCATCTTTGTCCtttgcatatataagtatatatatatatgtatcggcgagagagagagagagagagagagagagatgggaAAGAGCATAAGTGAAGTGAGGGTGGAAGATTTGGTAAGAGCAGGAATAGCAGAGGAGGAAGCAAAATGGTTGATGGGAGAGCTGAATGCTGCAATTGCTAAAGTTGTTGTTAATATTAATGGTGAATTGGATCAGAAAGAGCTATGGCGTGAACTCACTGCTCGGAAATTACTGAAACCCTCACACCCACATGCTCTGCATCAGCTCCTTTACTACTCTGTCTACCATCACTATGACCATGGCCCTCCTCTCTATTGGTTCCCTTCACTgtaaatctctctctctctctctcgatcGATCGATCGAATGCTAATGTGAAAAGGGCCAACATTTCTAGGaaacccttatctagatttcaTATTAAAAAAATTGATCTTTTCTGTATCATAAAAAGAATgatcctttttcttttcattgaAAAATTGATCTTTTCATAGTCTATGATTATTGGGTTTATGGTAGCTAATTTCTTGGATTAAGGGCTGTAAATTGTTCTCTTTCTATTGTTGTCATTTTGATTTCATTGACAAAATTTACAGTGATGCCTGCATGTGAAGTATTAGTAATTGAATTGAAACGGCTCAAAATGGAGCTCAGTGTGTGTTTGGGATTGAGATTAGTTGTTTGTTGTACCGTTCGCCAAAAAGTTATACTATATGCTGTATATGCTGAATCCCCTTGACTTTTTCGTGTATTGACTGCTTTGTATTTTGACCCGTTCATAAAAATACGGGCTCCGCCACTAGTTGTACCTGCATGTGAGGCAGACAATCATTACTCTCTGTTTCTTTACTAAAATGAGCAGTAGAATTTTGTGAAGATTTACACTGACTTGCTTTGTATGGATTTCCAGAAGTTATCGCTGAAACTTGAAAGATAACATAAGTTTACTGTCCATTATAGTGATATGTTTttatggtttttttttttttgccggATCATTCTGCGAGACACTTTGATGAAGGAAGAGTAATCTTTTTCATGAGATTCCGTTAATGGGTAAAACTTGAAGACGAAAAAGCTACTATCAAGTAGTTGAAATTGCTAActttttgttatatttttatacATAAATTTAGCAATGATACAGTTTTTGCTGAAATTTTTTACattgtttcttggaggtgttaTAGTTATGAAGCCTTAGTTTTCAGAGTTTCATATTACTTAAATCTCACCCGAAGCTTCCTGCTCTTGATCAGCTGACTCAACTGCTCTCTCTATGCAGGAATGAATCTAGATGCACAAATTTGGGCCGCATAATGGAAGCTCATTGCCCGAAGCTTTTTGGAGCATCATACAAGGATCCAATCTCAAGTTTTAAAGAATTTCATAGGTTTTCTGTTCAGCATCCTGAGGCAAGTTCTTGTTTCAGTGTTGAAT
Coding sequences within:
- the LOC104238644 gene encoding uncharacterized protein; the encoded protein is MKELNSTTDPIGQNLIKGISNVCFSVFVFSVLIFTIIAITYQPPDPWESSRALTRVFTQVENATFKVDNSVLKTGEDVATAPMVGAFSLVPITEATIEKSEEKLPAETLKLGCENENVVVNCSDPRVLITIERFNLRAFKSIAFLDYQTPVNGSKPDECDVAWRFRNKKEKSWRKYRDFRRFRMGFSDDCSYKVVHEGRWHSGVNARRPRFRVNTAGTGRKARIAPPVRDEDINDTIPVIGSDSAFRDGRYLYYSRGGDYCKGMNHYLWSFLCALGEAQYLNRTFVMDLSICLASSHTQSRKDEEGKDFRFYFDFEHLKEDASIVEEGDFLKDWKRWDKTHKKKISVRKVANHKVSPMQLRNDKSTIIWRQFDAPEPENYWYRVCEGPAAKDIQRPWHTLWKSKRLMNIVTEISGSMDWDYDAVHVVRGEKAQNKELWPHLDADTSPDALVTKLQGAITPWRNLYVATNEPFYNYFDKLRSHYKVHLLDDYKYLWSNTSEWYNETTQLNGGRPVEFDGYMRVEVDTEVLYRAKTQVETFYNLTKDCKDGINTC
- the LOC104238643 gene encoding serine/arginine-rich SC35-like splicing factor SCL30A, giving the protein MRGRSYSPSPPRGYGRRGRSPSPRGRYAGRSRDDPTTLLVRNLRHDCRSEDLKKPFGQFGPVKDIYLPRDYYTREPRGFGFIQYLDPADAGEAKYQMDGQVFQGRQLTVVFAEENRKKPQEMRARERGSGRGGRNYDRRGTPPRFHNSPRYSRSPPPRSRDYYSPPKRRQYSRSVSPVEKRYSRERSYSPRAGQGRSYSQSPPREQSPPYNGSRSRSQSPVKEQSPPYNGSRSRSRSPVIARSPVRGPTRRRSPSQSRSRSPDAVHYSRNPDRDVSPRH